Below is a window of Flavobacterium sp. CFS9 DNA.
AAGTCAGGGAATGATCCTGATGACGACCAATGCCGAAGGAAAACTGGTTTTCATCAATCCGGATGCTGATGCTCCGAACGGTGAAACGGTAAACTAATTATTTTAATTAGAAAATGTGGCAATTTGATAATGCCGTAATTTTATAAATTTATAGAAAGTTATCAGCCAAAAAATCCGGCAGATAACTTTCTTTTTTTGATCTAATTGAACAAAATAATTATATTTTTGATTACATCAAATAAATAGTTATGAACTCAAATTTTATAGATACGTCTGAAAACATCTCCGATTCATCTGAGAAAGGACTTTTTAAAATCTCTAATAATCAAAAAACAGCGATTCTAAGAAGTAGAATAGAGATTGAAAATGGAAATTTTCATAAAAATGAAGACGTAATTTCAGAAATAAGGAAATGGTTGAATAATAATCAAAAATAACTTTAACTTTTTAATGTATAAGCTAGAGATATGCAAAAATTAGACTTCGTAAAAAATTTGGAAATAATTGTTAACGAACTTCAATCAGAAGAAATAAGCAATAAATTTAAAGAAGGATTTAACAGTCCAAGTGGTTATGGGTATTCTCAAATAAATGCTCCGATTTTCACATCAAAAAGTAATTTTGATAGATTAAAAAACGATGACAAATATCGTGAAATATTAAATAGTTTAGATGCTGATGACATTTATTCACCTCAAAATCTTTCTAATTTAACAATCATTTTACAAAACACTGGAGCTTTACAAATATTAGGCAATCCTATTTCTTCCAAATTTTTCAATTTTCATAACTCACTAATAAACACCCTAAAAATTACTAAAGAAGTATTATTGAATGATACATTAGAAAAAAGCAATGAAAATAATCTTGAAGAAGGTATTTTACTATTTCAAATTGTAATTGAAGAGGAAGGTCTTAGCACTGAAAAATATATAAAAATCTTTACAGCACTACAGGAATTGATTTCAGTTATTAGTAAAATTGAAAGTGAAGAGCAATTTGAATCCGAAATTATCTTATTAGATAGTGGTAGTGATACTAATTTAGGTATAAAAACTGGTATTGAAACTGCTAAATCATTATTCCTTATTTTTAAAGAATTTTGGGATTTCTGTATAAATCATAAGCACTACAAAGCTAAATTAGAAAATGTTTCCTTATTAGAAAGTCTATCAGTAAGAGAGGAAATTAAGAACAAAGTAGAAGCGGGTGTTATAACAGAAGATGAAGGAAAGGAATACATGCACTTAGTTAAAACAAGAACAGATGCCTTAATTGGATTAAAAGTTTTACCAAAAGTAATTGTAACTGAAACTAATCACGTTGATAATCAAAAATTGATTGCTGGTTTTGAAGGAACAAAGTTTTTAACTGCCGGAGAATAAAAAAGAATACTTTTCCTACTTTTCTTAAGTTTTAGTTGTATCTTTGCTTTGCAAAACATTACCAAGGAGAAATCCTAAAAACTTATCTAAATTAACATAAGCGTATACCACGTCACGGTGAAGGTATGGGAAACCACCTAAATCATTCCTTGGAATGTTTTGCACACCTAAAGCGTGGTATTCGTGTATCTAATATTTTCTATTATGCAAAAAGAAAATCAAAAACCAACACAACAAGACGTACTGCCAGCGGTGGCAAAATTTCTTTCCTTTCTTTGGATGGAAGGAGAATTTAGAGAACAACCGGAATATTTGTCCGAGATTTTCGAGGCAATTCTGGAAACAGAGATTGGTGACAACCAGGAGCTGCGCACTAAAATGATAAGCTGTATGAAAACCATTAAAATGCTGACCCAGGCACTTGATCCTTTTAGCGATCAGCAAATTGCAGAGGCCAGCAATAAAATTGCTACAGCTTAAACACTCTCTTAAACGCGTGAAATTAGTAATCAATTCACGCGTTTCTTTTTTGATGTTTTATTTAAAAAAAAGTGAGAACTTAGCAAAATCAGCCTCTGGATTAAAAATACGCATTAAATGAAACTCACAAAACCAAGATTAGCCCTAATTGGTGGAATACTTTGCATTTCGATTTTTCCAATATTAGTCAAACTAAAACTGGCTCCGGGATTAATCTCGGCTTTTTACAGAATGTTTTTTGCCGTATTGTTGCTTTTGCCTTATGTACTGGTTACTAAAAGCTTTAAACTCCCGAAAACCAAATTCATACTATTAGCGGTACTTTGCGGAATTTTATTCTCTTCGGATGTCGCAGTTTGGAATATCGCCATTCAGGATTCGAGTGCAACTCAGGCTTCTTTGCTAACCAATTTGTCGCCACTTTGGGTAGGAATTGGTTCTTTTTTCTTTCTAAAAATCAGACCTGCCACTAATTTCTGGATCGGAACTGTGGTTTCCTTATTCGGAATGGTCACGCTGGTAGGATTTGAGTTTTTCATGGATTTGAATTTTGATCAGGCCTTTCTGTTTGCAGTTTTATCGGGTATTCTTTATTCGATTTATC
It encodes the following:
- a CDS encoding DMT family transporter — its product is MKLTKPRLALIGGILCISIFPILVKLKLAPGLISAFYRMFFAVLLLLPYVLVTKSFKLPKTKFILLAVLCGILFSSDVAVWNIAIQDSSATQASLLTNLSPLWVGIGSFFFLKIRPATNFWIGTVVSLFGMVTLVGFEFFMDLNFDQAFLFAVLSGILYSIYLLVSKKALTEIDVLSFMTISLLASSIYLGILCYALDQPFAGFSNTGWFVLALQAVICQLCAWLSISYATQHMRATRVSLSLLSQAVITSILACLFLEEQITLQMVFGGIILLFGIRITFYDKTISLKTLFSKS